ggtcattgttctgttgaaaaacaaattatagaccGACTAAGCACAAACCCgatgggatggcgtatagctgcagaatgctgtggtaaccatgctggttaagtgtgccttgaattttaaataaattattgacagtgtcaccagcaaagtacccccacaccatcaaacctcctcttccatgcttcatggtgggaaccacacatgcagagatcatccgttcacctactctgtgtctcacaaagacacggcggttggaaccaaaaatctcacatttggactaatcagaccaaaggacagatttccaccggtctaatgtccattgctcatgcttcttggcccaagcaagtctcttcttattattggtgtcctttagtagtggtttctttgcagcaattcaaccatgaaggcctgattcacgcagtctcctctgaacagttgattttgagatgtgtctgttacttgaactctgaaacaTTTATTCTGGCTGTAATTTATGAGGcgggtaactaatgaacttatcccctGCAACAGAGGTAAATCTGTCTCCctatcctgtggcggtcctcatgagagccagtttcatcatagcacttgatggtttttgcgactgcacttgaagaaactttcaaagttcttgaaattttccgtattgactgaccttcatgtcgtgaagtaatgatggactgtcatttctctttgcttatttgagctgtttttgccataatatggatttggtcttttaccaaatagggtctctccgtataccacccctaccttgtcacaacacaactgattggctcgaacgcattaagaaggaaagaaattccacaaatttacaaggcacacttgttaattgaatgcattccaggtgactacctcatgaagctggttgagaatgtgaaaatctgtcctcaaggcaaaggctggctactttgaagaatctcaagtataaaataCAGTACCGTTAAAAGatttggggtcacttataaattcttgtatttttttaaagaaaaccttttttttgtccattaaaatattaaaataacatgaaattgattagaaaaacagtgtagacattgttaatgttgtaaatgactattgtagctggaaacagctgattttctATGAAATATCtagataggcgtacagaggcccattatcagcaaccatcactcctgtgtttcaacgacacgttgtgttagctaatccaagtttatcattttaaaaggctaattgatcattagaaaacccttttgcaattatgttagcacaggttTGATTACAAGCTCAAAGGAAAggacaaacccacaaatgctgatgctccagatactcaactaggactaaaggacagttttattgcttctttaatgtgcacaacagttttcagctgtggtaaaataattgcaaaagggttctcTAAttatgtatttctgatcaatgttattttaatggacaaaaaatttgcttttctttcaaaaaacaaagatatttataagtgaccccaaacttttgaacggtaatgtttatttagatttgtttaacactttttttcatTACTGcaggattccatatgtgctatttcatagttgtgatgtcttcactatttttctacaatgttgaaaatattaaaaataaagaaaaaccctggaatgatgagtaggtgtgtccaaacttttgactggtactgtatattgtcaCGGCAAAACAATCCtacagcaacaggatttgaacatttagtcgagaatgttgcttgatcggtggttaggctattagctggtcaAAGGTAGGATACACAAAAATGCAATACTCTTAACATAAccatgtgttagtgtgggttttcagtgagcttatgtaaatcacaaagctcatctgcatttcctgaGGTGCAGGAAAATTCTTAGCAGCAAAAGAGTGATCCAGCATCTGTATAATACAGGGCTCGTGTGTTGCCCCATGCTATCCTTTCAACAAAATAGTAACGTTAATGTGGTTCACATGTTTGTGCTATCTTCCGTTAATGCACTACAGACGTGATGGAGCTGAATTCAGTCTGGATTTTCAGGCTACGTCTGTTGTCCAGTGCCATTCATTCAATAATTTATTGGTGTTTTTCTCCAGCTGTGATGTTCATGGTGATATGAATCACCCCTGGTTGTCGTTTCTAAGATCAATTTCAATTCAGAGAAATGTTAATGGAGGAGAAGTTAGAGCAAACCAGTCAGCCATTACAGCCGGAGGTTAGCAGTGATCTGGACACTGAACCATACACTCTCTCAGCCATGAGCTCATCGTGATAAACAGTACAGCTCTCCCACTGTAGTCACATCACACAGGTGAAATACAATGTTCCAGCAGAACCTCAGCACACAGATTCTAACCGGGGGTTGAGTAATAGCTCTTTtttggggcgacaggtagcctagtggttagagcgctggttcagtaaccgaaaggttgctggatcgaatccccaagctgaggtaaaaatgtgtcattctgcccctgagcaaggcagcgccccgcacctctctgattcagagggttaaatgcggaagacacatttgagttgaatgcattcagttgtacagctgactaggtttccccctttCCTTTTTTTTAGGCTGACAATTTTAGCTAAACTGACAAATGTACTATAACTAATTTCTGCTTTTCTCTCACACAGATGACAAGCAGACTACAAGTCATCCAGGAGAGGTAGTTCACACTCTGTTTACCTTGCTCTGTTTAAAAGCAGAAATAAAAGTCAAAAGAACAACATTATCAGGATGCTCCTTAGCAGCAGTCTATGGTTCTATGAGGTAGCATGTCTATCTGATGCAGTTGTCATTGATTACCTGAGATGGCCTGGCTCCTGAAATAGCTTCAGTGAAATGGGATCTCTGCTTGTTGGTTCTCATGCGgttctttttttccccctccatctctctacaccAGACCCAGAGTGCAGCGGCATCTCCCGCTCAGAGAAAACACAGCGTCTACACTCCGCCCACCATGAAAGGTACAGGTCGTCATACCATTTTTTCAACACAAACAGTTGCATTCACAAACTCTGCGTCATGACAGCACAGGTGCCATTGGTTCATATTCTCCTTTTATTCTGGAGAGTAGGAAACACTGGGTGTATTGTCTGTGGTCAGCATTATATTTAAACAGAGCCTAGTGAAGCGTGTGACAGAGTGACTGACCATGCTTGCTGGCTCATAGAGGTAGCTAATTCCTGGAAAGGCCATGGCCACTCACTATACATCTTCATTAGATATTGATTGACTGAGAGTTATATCATCCTCCTGTTATAAGTCTCACAAATGGATAGTCAGATAATGCACAAAGAGAGCTACACCATCCCATCTCTCAAATGGATAATCACTAGTCAGGTGGTGCAACAAGGACTATGGGCACAGAATAAACTAATTTGAACACAGCAGCCTATTCTTGGTCCAATTAGATAGCAACTATATTATTGTAGTAATTATTGCAGTTTTCATTACACATTTCGCTTGTTAATTAGGGTGTGGATTAGAATATATCCAACATGGCTCACCGCCCTTTAACAACAACATGGCCAAACAATATCCAATGGCCAAAAGCCTTTAGGCTCAATGGCCTTGAATTCAGTTGAATGCTGAATATGCTCCAGTTCAGAGCACAGCAGAAGACCATGTTCTGTTGTAACAGATGGTCAAATAAATTAAAGCCCCAGtccagtcaaaaacatgattttctatattttctatatttccatactatgaggttggaataatactatgaaattgtgaaaattatgataatgccattttagtgtaaAAGCTGTTCAAATCATCAAGTCAAATTATATTAGtcaaatgctttgtaaacaacaggtgtagagactaacagtgaaatgcttacttatgggaccttcccaacaatgcagagaagaTAACAGAAAagtaataacatgtaataataaagtataataataaagtaataatagatacacaatgagtaaagataacctggctatatacaacgggtatcagtactgagtcgatgtgcaggggtatgaggtaattgaggtagatatgtactgtacatataactaggaataaagtgactaggcaacaggatagataaacagtagcagcagcgtatgtgatgagtcaaaagagttagtgcaaaaagggttaATGCAGATAGGGCAGCAGATAGCCttgcagttaagagcgttgggatGGTCACTGGTTCGGATCGCTGAGCCGACTGGGTGAAatatctgtcgatgtgcccttacgcaaggcacttaaccctaattactcctgtaagtcactctggataagtgtctgctaaattaataaaatgttgttttttttaaagatcattatagtctgggtagctatttggttaacaatttaactaactatttagcagtcttatggcttggtggtagacgCTGTCAGAATCCTGtttgttccagacttggtgcacctgtactgcttgccgtgtggtagcagagaaaacagtctatgacttgggtggctggagtctgacaatttttagggccttcctctgacaccgcctggtatagaggtcctggatggcagagagctcggcccctgtgatgtactgggcaattcgcactaccctctgtagcgtcttgcgatcggatgccaagcagttgccatgccaagtAGTGATGCAgctagtcaagatgctctcaatggtgcagctgtagaaatgtttgaggatctgagggcccgaGCCAAATCttatcagcctcctgagggggaagaggcgttgtcgtgccctctttacggctatgttggtgtgtttggaccatgatagatccttagttaTAAGGACACCGAGGAACGTTGATGTGAGTGGGGGCGTGCttggccctccatttcctgtagtccatgatcagctcctttgtcttgctgacattgaggaagaggttgttgtcctggcaccacactgccaggtctctgacctcctctctataggcagTCTCATCATCGTattaggcctaccaccgttgtgtcatcaacaaacttaatgatggtgttggagtcatgcagttgtgaacaggaagtacaggaggggactaagcacgcacctctgaggggccccgtgttgagggtcagcgtggcggatgtgttgttgactACCATCCCCACCttggggcgacccgtcaggaagtccaggatccagttgtagatggaggtgttcagtcccaggtacctgagtgatgagcttggagggcactattaTGTTGAACCCTGAGCTTTAGTCATAGGTGTTCATCTAGTCcaagtgggagagggcagtgtggagtgcaatatacattgtgtcatctgtggatctgttaggggggtatgcaaattggagttggtccagggtgtctggtatgttggtgttgatgtgaaccatgaccagcctttcaaagcattggcttcttgggcacagggattatggtggtctgcttgaaacatgtaggtattaaagactgggtcagggagaggttgaaaatgtcagggaagacacttgccagctggtcagcgcaagCTCTGAGTAAGCGTTCTGGTaatccttgtgaatgttaacctgtttaaaggtcttactcacatcggctttGGAGATTGAAAAACCGCCTGAAATTTCTGCCGGTTTTGGTGGCAGGGAGTTTAGGCCTTCCATGGTGACCTCACCATGTGCTAAATTAGTTAAATCCACTAATAAGAgagttccagacctgtctgccaataacagctcattttctgttttcccctccccacacaAACCCTCCGACAGTCTTAGCAAAATTCttgtttgagaaattgctctttgctaaaaagattttttgtttgtttttacgaTTTGAATTGAAAATTATTACAGTATGGTTACCTAGAAATGAtctgatattgagataaaaatggctgcattggactttTTAAAGTTAAGTATTATAGCACCATTTATTATGGTTCCATACTGTGTGTACACAGACTGCTTTAGAGGCCATGATGAGGACAGAGACAGCCTGCCTCCTACCAGACTGGCCAAGTCTCACACAGACACGCTGGCCCTAGCAGAGGAGCTATCAGGGGCCCTGCCACGACTGGCAGACACACCGAGGCGCAAAGACACCCCCTACCAGCACCAGCCTCCCTTCACTCCAGGTAAGGCCCTCACAGCAACACACTGTACCTGATATGAAAGTCTAGTCGAACTGGACTGTAGCTTATGTGGAAGGCTACAGTCAAATAATGTGGGCCTGGCTCAGGGTGGTGCTGTTTCCTTTACAGAACATGTAAAGCTACAGATACAGCTCACCACTGTGGTTTAGGTTGTGAGGGCGAATCAGTTCACACTGTCAAATCTAGTTGGTCACACTACTGTCAATGGCTTGATGTTGGTCATAGTTAACGGATATAGACTAAAGCGTTTAAAGATCTCCATACACATGGACGTCTTCTCTGTGCTGTTGCTTAGCTGCAGGGAGGAGTGTTCCAGACACCTTAACAGATGGTCTGGTCACAGGACAGATTACATTTGACCACTGTGCTGACACAAACAGCATcatacttgcacacacacacatcatcatcctTTGTAGCGTATTAGAACAGgacacagtgtgtgtctgtgtcaggaGCTGTTAGAACATACTACGACTGTTTCTTAGTTATTGATCTCTCTGATATGACCCTACAGCACTCTGTCTGTCCAATTCCCAGGGGTCAAGCTGCTCAAGAGCAAATCAAAGATCTCCTttcctgaggaggaagagaaggaggtggaggaggaagaagataCCAAGAAGTAGGATCCAAAGTGAAGCGTGAGGAGCAGACAAACTGTTGGCCATGTTTCATTCAAACACATGAATGGGTAATGAACTCTTGGTAAGAGATGATGCTAAACTATCAGGTTATCATTTCTAACCTGGGAATCCATTTTATTCAGCCATGCGTTGTTGAGATCAAGAAAGGAcaatgtcattcatttgtctgtaCTGTATCTCAAACTCTTAGTTGGTTATGTATGGTTAATTGTTGTTAGATATTGTAATAAGAGAGTATATATGAGAAAGTTGAACAGCAATACTGGCTGTTATGCAGTGAAATTATATCTGGAAATATACTGGTTTTTGTGTTCTTTAAACAGAAAATATCATAATGCATCTCATTGTGTCAGTCTCATCATGTAAAAACATATTTCACATAGATTGACTTGATATTTTTGTAGTATTTTATACAGAAACTGGGCTAAGTAAGAATTGTTAGACTTGTTTACCACTCTACGGTACTGCACAAACAAAGGAGTCCTaccatttattacatttttttcactCACTGGTGTTTGGAGTGTCTGAGTCCTAGGCTGATGCATTGCACATGTGACCAAATATAAAGTTCATTATTGAATGAACTGTTGGCAAAACCTGAACATTTCAGATGTCTAACGCATTGTGGACATATAATGTAGCAGAGAAACATCACCTGCAAATAAtgccaaaccctctcctctcaATTTCAGGCAGCATTATTTTAGTAGGCTAATTGTTATCTCAAATTAATCGTGGAAAGATTTcataacacaaaataaaacattttactcCTACATGTAGTCAGTGTATTTATTGTGTCTACATTAACTACATTGCAATAAGAAATGAATAAAACAGCACCCCCAAGTGGGTAATATTAGGCACTGCACAACCAATCATACTCATAGTGTGGGTATCTGTCGGCAACCATTCCAGTACTACTCTAGGGTAAAATATGTTTGTCTAGCATGAAATcaagagagaacacacactgttGCAATTAAGTACCGTGATCGTCCTAGTGTACCATACAAACCCAtctgaaagagaagagagaatgaATATAGACAAAAACTACTTGCGGTGCAAAGAGGAGCAAGAAGATCCCCATATTTAATAAATAACAATACAATAATAGACTGGAAATAAAATCAATCAGAACAAATACAATAAAAAAAGCTAACAAACAAATATGGTGAATCaggggcgacacacaattggcccagtgtcgttaggGGCTGGCAgggataggccatcattgtaaataagaatttgttcttaactgacttgactagttaaataaaggtaaagtaGAATAAAAATCAGGAAGTGGCAGCGTTGTTGGGTAGCTTATCAGAATCAAGGGCTCTGAAGAGACTCCTCCCCTGACTCAAGGACTGCCCCAGGGCCTGCTCCTGTAAGCAACAACAGTtaccatgacaacacagcatcaCACAGTTGTAACCTTGACAACCCCCACTCCGCAGTTATCTCTTGGACACTTGGTCACAGATCGTCGTGACTGACAATACGATTATAGAGATGAGAGAAATACTACATAGCTATAGCCTACTGACAGGACACAGAATTATAAAAAGACATGACATTGAT
The Salvelinus fontinalis isolate EN_2023a chromosome 23, ASM2944872v1, whole genome shotgun sequence genome window above contains:
- the LOC129820892 gene encoding protein phosphatase 1 regulatory subunit 1A-like, whose protein sequence is MCSCSQHSPLFLSFSYFPSLLDLSFSLSSHNMEPNMEPNSPKKIQFSVPVRQSQLDPQASEHIRKRRPTPATHAIYLPPDLTAANDKQTTSHPGETQSAAASPAQRKHSVYTPPTMKDCFRGHDEDRDSLPPTRLAKSHTDTLALAEELSGALPRLADTPRRKDTPYQHQPPFTPGVKLLKSKSKISFPEEEEKEVEEEEDTKK